The Streptococcus toyakuensis genome has a window encoding:
- a CDS encoding M50 family metallopeptidase gives MKKIGIYLVYVLAIVCIMLAFACGTIAFAELGYSAVLVFTFGYAFALLSIYLIFILHELGHAFCGYLTGYRLVAFGLGHFILTKKSGRFHLSRTAILKNVGAQYIGLKEDESDQRIILMLSGGLMVHLSLILLAILFVFLTRSWYFAGTWIFLNLSFFLNNILPVGITDGAKIWELLQHPENTKYAYLMLRHSAQTLLAPQEYDLKDFVMSVDEEVRGSFAESVQTLQGLVFILDDNIELAKQEFQSVLEKTDNPMSKTISQLYLLQIVLIEGDNKKAEEYASIRGVKSFLSLKTADMQIIQAWYQFKVRKDVVQTHKAMKIARQKMNSSRMLRDEKSYYQNWLAELEKELTEGV, from the coding sequence ATGAAGAAAATTGGGATTTATTTGGTTTATGTGCTAGCTATTGTCTGTATTATGCTGGCTTTTGCTTGTGGAACAATCGCATTTGCAGAGTTGGGGTATTCCGCAGTTTTAGTCTTTACTTTTGGTTATGCCTTCGCTCTTCTAAGTATATATTTAATCTTTATTCTTCATGAGCTGGGACATGCTTTTTGTGGTTACTTGACAGGCTATCGGCTGGTGGCTTTTGGATTAGGACATTTTATTTTGACCAAAAAGTCAGGCAGGTTTCATCTTAGTAGAACAGCCATTCTGAAAAATGTTGGTGCTCAATACATTGGTTTAAAAGAGGATGAAAGCGATCAAAGAATCATCTTGATGCTTTCAGGAGGCTTGATGGTTCATCTCAGCTTGATATTATTGGCGATATTGTTTGTATTTTTGACAAGAAGCTGGTATTTTGCAGGGACTTGGATTTTTCTTAATTTGTCTTTCTTCCTAAATAACATTTTGCCAGTCGGCATCACCGATGGCGCAAAAATTTGGGAATTGCTACAACACCCTGAAAATACGAAATATGCCTACCTGATGTTGAGGCATTCTGCCCAGACCTTGCTAGCTCCTCAAGAATATGATTTAAAAGACTTTGTCATGTCTGTTGATGAGGAGGTGAGAGGGAGTTTTGCAGAAAGTGTTCAGACTCTTCAGGGGTTGGTATTCATATTGGATGATAATATAGAGCTTGCAAAGCAAGAGTTTCAGTCTGTGCTAGAGAAAACAGATAATCCAATGTCTAAAACTATTTCTCAATTATACCTTCTTCAAATTGTTCTGATAGAAGGAGATAATAAGAAAGCGGAAGAATATGCAAGTATTCGAGGGGTTAAATCCTTTTTATCTCTAAAAACAGCAGATATGCAGATCATTCAAGCTTGGTATCAATTTAAGGTAAGGAAAGATGTAGTTCAAACTCACAAGGCTATGAAGATTGCTAGACAGAAAATGAATAGCAGCCGGATGTTACGGGATGAGAAAAGCTATTATCAAAATTGGTTAGCCGAGCTGGAAAAGGAATTAACCGAAGGAGTCTAA
- the prmA gene encoding 50S ribosomal protein L11 methyltransferase: protein METWQELKVTVKREGEELVSNLLIELGAQGVAIEDSMDYVGNVDRFGEIFPEVEQQEEIVVTAYYPDTVDVAVVESDLQARLAELTDFMDLGEVKMGTTALAEEDWADNWKKYYEPARITHDLTIVPSWTDYEATAGEKIIKLDPGMAFGTGTHPTTKMSLFALEQVLRGGETVLDVGTGSGVLSIASSLLGAKEIFAYDLDDVAVRVAQENIELNPGMENIHVAAGDLLKGVEIEADVIVANILADILVHLTDDAYRLVKDEGYLIMSGIIKDKWDMVRESAESAGFFLETHMVQGEWNACVFKKTKDISGVIGG from the coding sequence ATGGAAACATGGCAAGAGTTAAAAGTTACAGTGAAGCGTGAGGGGGAGGAATTGGTTTCCAATCTCTTGATTGAACTAGGTGCCCAAGGGGTAGCAATCGAAGACAGCATGGACTATGTGGGAAATGTGGATCGTTTTGGTGAGATTTTCCCAGAGGTAGAGCAGCAAGAAGAAATCGTTGTGACAGCCTACTACCCTGACACGGTGGATGTAGCAGTGGTTGAGTCGGACTTGCAGGCTCGCCTAGCAGAATTGACAGATTTTATGGATTTGGGTGAGGTCAAGATGGGGACGACTGCATTGGCTGAGGAAGACTGGGCAGACAACTGGAAGAAGTACTATGAACCAGCTCGAATTACTCATGACTTGACTATCGTGCCGTCTTGGACAGACTATGAGGCTACTGCTGGAGAAAAGATTATCAAGCTGGATCCTGGTATGGCCTTTGGAACAGGGACCCATCCGACGACCAAGATGAGCCTTTTTGCCTTGGAACAGGTTCTTCGTGGTGGGGAAACAGTGCTGGATGTGGGGACTGGTTCAGGGGTTCTCTCTATTGCCAGCTCGCTGCTTGGTGCCAAGGAAATCTTTGCATATGACCTAGATGATGTGGCAGTTCGAGTCGCTCAGGAAAATATTGAGCTAAACCCTGGTATGGAAAACATCCATGTAGCAGCAGGAGACTTGCTTAAGGGAGTTGAGATTGAGGCAGATGTGATTGTGGCTAATATCTTGGCGGATATCCTCGTTCATCTGACGGATGATGCTTATCGTTTGGTTAAGGATGAAGGCTACCTGATCATGAGTGGGATTATCAAGGACAAGTGGGACATGGTGCGCGAGTCGGCTGAGTCAGCTGGATTTTTCCTCGAAACTCACATGGTTCAAGGGGAATGGAATGCCTGTGTCTTTAAGAAAACCAAGGATATTTCCGGTGTGATTGGAGGCTAG
- the pepF gene encoding oligoendopeptidase F, whose protein sequence is MEQKHRSEFPEKELWDLTALYQDREDFLRAIEKAREDINQFSRDYKGNLHTFEDFEKAFAELEQIYIQMSHIGNYAFMPQTTDYSNDEFANIAQAGMEFETDASVALTFFDDALVAADEEVLDRLGKLPHLTAAIRQAKIKKAHYLGADVEKALTNLGEVFYSPQDIYTKMRAGDFEMADFEAHGKTYKNSFVTYENFYQNHEDAEVREKSFRSFSEGLRKHQNTAAAAYLAQVKSEKLLADMKGYDSVFDYLLAEQEVDRVMFDRQIDLIMKDFAPVAQRYLKHVAKVNGLEKMTFADWKLDLDSALNPQVTIDDAYDLVMKSVEPLGQEYCQEVARYQEERWVDFAANSGKDSGGYAADPYRVHPYVLMSWTGRLSDVYTLIHEIGHSGQFIFSDNHQSYFNAHMSTYYVEAPSTFNELLLSDYLEHQSDDPRQKRFALAHRLTDTYFHNFITHLLEAAFQRKVYTLIEEGETFGASKLNSIMKEVLTDFWGDAIEIDDDAALTWMRQAHYYMGLYSYTYSAGLVISTAGYLHLKHSETGAEDWLNLLKSGGSKTPLESAMIIGADISTDKPLRDTIQFLSDTVDQIIAYSAQLGE, encoded by the coding sequence ATGGAACAAAAACACCGTTCAGAATTTCCAGAGAAGGAACTCTGGGACTTAACAGCCCTATACCAAGACCGTGAGGATTTCTTGCGTGCAATCGAGAAAGCTCGTGAAGACATCAACCAATTTAGCCGTGACTACAAGGGTAATCTTCATACTTTTGAGGATTTCGAGAAGGCCTTTGCGGAATTGGAGCAAATCTACATTCAGATGAGCCATATTGGCAACTATGCTTTTATGCCTCAGACGACGGACTATAGCAATGACGAATTTGCCAATATTGCCCAAGCTGGGATGGAATTTGAAACAGATGCCAGCGTAGCCTTGACCTTCTTTGACGATGCCTTGGTGGCAGCAGATGAGGAAGTCTTGGACCGTTTGGGTAAATTGCCACATTTAACAGCTGCCATTCGTCAGGCTAAAATCAAAAAAGCCCACTACTTAGGGGCAGATGTGGAGAAGGCCTTGACCAATCTCGGTGAAGTTTTTTACAGTCCGCAGGATATTTACACTAAGATGCGAGCTGGGGATTTTGAAATGGCTGACTTTGAAGCCCATGGCAAGACCTATAAAAACAGCTTTGTGACCTATGAGAATTTCTACCAAAATCACGAGGATGCTGAGGTTCGTGAGAAATCCTTCCGTTCCTTCTCAGAGGGACTTCGTAAGCACCAAAATACGGCTGCAGCAGCCTATCTGGCTCAGGTCAAGTCTGAAAAACTCTTGGCTGATATGAAGGGATACGACTCTGTCTTTGACTATCTTCTAGCTGAACAAGAAGTGGACCGTGTCATGTTTGACCGCCAGATTGACCTCATCATGAAGGACTTTGCACCAGTCGCTCAGAGATACCTCAAGCATGTTGCCAAGGTAAATGGTCTTGAAAAGATGACCTTTGCAGACTGGAAATTGGATTTGGACAGCGCCCTCAATCCTCAAGTGACTATTGACGACGCCTATGACTTGGTCATGAAATCGGTAGAACCTTTGGGGCAAGAATATTGTCAGGAAGTTGCTCGCTATCAAGAAGAGCGCTGGGTGGACTTTGCTGCTAACAGTGGCAAGGATTCCGGCGGTTATGCGGCGGATCCATATCGCGTGCATCCTTATGTTCTCATGAGCTGGACAGGCCGTTTGAGCGATGTCTATACCTTGATTCATGAAATCGGGCATTCTGGTCAATTCATCTTTTCAGACAATCACCAAAGCTACTTTAATGCCCACATGTCGACCTACTATGTTGAAGCACCGTCAACCTTCAATGAATTACTCCTCAGTGACTACTTGGAGCACCAATCTGACGACCCACGTCAAAAACGCTTCGCTTTGGCTCACCGTTTGACAGATACATATTTCCATAATTTTATCACTCACCTATTAGAAGCAGCCTTCCAGCGCAAGGTTTATACACTGATTGAAGAAGGGGAGACCTTTGGAGCAAGCAAGCTCAACAGCATTATGAAGGAAGTTTTGACAGATTTTTGGGGCGATGCCATTGAAATCGACGACGATGCAGCTTTGACTTGGATGCGCCAAGCTCACTATTATATGGGCTTGTATAGTTACACCTACTCAGCTGGACTTGTGATTTCGACTGCAGGTTACCTTCATCTGAAACATTCAGAAACTGGAGCTGAAGATTGGCTCAATCTCCTCAAATCAGGTGGTAGCAAGACACCACTTGAGTCAGCTATGATTATCGGTGCTGATATTTCAACAGATAAACCACTCCGTGATACCATCCAATTCTTGTCTGACACAGTTGATCAGATCATCGCCTACAGTGCCCAGTTGGGAGAGTAA
- a CDS encoding 16S rRNA (uracil(1498)-N(3))-methyltransferase, translated as MQQYFVKGSAISPVTIEDKETSKHMFQVMRLKEDDEVTLVFDDGIKHLARVLDVENRQFELVEKLADNVELPIQVTIASGFPKGDKLEFITQKVTELGASQIWSFPADWSVAKWDGKKLGKKIEKLEKIALGAAEQSKRNLVPSVTLFEKKSDFLAQLDQFDSIVVAYEESAKEGEAAALLQAVNGLEKGAKLLFIFGPEGGLSPAEIESFEAKGAVLAGLGPRILRAETAPLYALSALSVLLELEK; from the coding sequence ATGCAACAGTATTTTGTCAAAGGCAGTGCTATCTCTCCTGTCACCATCGAGGACAAGGAAACCAGCAAGCATATGTTTCAGGTTATGCGCTTGAAAGAAGATGATGAAGTGACCTTAGTCTTTGATGATGGTATCAAGCATTTGGCGCGCGTCTTGGATGTTGAAAATCGTCAGTTTGAGTTGGTTGAAAAGTTAGCTGACAACGTGGAATTACCAATCCAGGTGACCATCGCATCTGGCTTTCCCAAGGGCGACAAGCTCGAGTTTATCACTCAAAAAGTAACTGAACTGGGCGCCAGCCAGATTTGGTCCTTCCCTGCCGATTGGTCGGTCGCCAAATGGGATGGCAAGAAATTGGGTAAAAAGATTGAAAAACTAGAAAAAATTGCCCTTGGAGCAGCAGAACAAAGCAAGCGTAATCTAGTACCAAGTGTCACACTTTTCGAGAAAAAATCAGACTTTCTAGCTCAACTGGACCAATTTGACTCTATCGTAGTGGCTTATGAAGAGTCGGCCAAAGAAGGAGAAGCCGCTGCGCTTTTACAAGCAGTTAATGGACTCGAGAAGGGAGCCAAATTGCTCTTTATCTTTGGTCCAGAAGGTGGTCTGTCACCTGCAGAAATCGAAAGTTTTGAAGCTAAGGGAGCAGTCTTGGCAGGTCTTGGTCCTCGTATTTTGCGAGCAGAAACAGCACCGCTTTACGCCTTATCAGCCCTTAGTGTTTTATTAGAATTAGAGAAATAA
- the queF gene encoding preQ(1) synthase gives MSQQEEMKNLSLLGNKETNYIFEYQPEVLESFDNRHVENDYFIKFNCPEFTSLCPITAQPDFATIYISYIPDKFCVESKSLKLYLFSYRNHGDFHENCINTIGKDLVNLLDPRYLEVWGKFTPRGGISIDPYYNYGRPGTKYEGLAEQRLFQHDLYPEKIDNR, from the coding sequence ATGTCACAACAAGAAGAAATGAAAAACCTAAGCCTACTAGGCAACAAAGAAACCAACTACATTTTCGAATATCAACCAGAAGTCCTGGAATCCTTTGACAATCGTCATGTGGAAAATGACTATTTCATCAAATTTAACTGTCCTGAATTTACCTCACTTTGCCCTATTACCGCTCAGCCAGACTTTGCGACCATTTATATTTCCTACATTCCTGACAAGTTCTGTGTCGAGTCAAAATCCCTCAAACTCTACCTCTTTAGTTACCGAAATCATGGAGATTTCCACGAAAACTGTATCAACACCATCGGGAAAGACTTGGTTAACTTGCTAGACCCTCGCTATTTAGAGGTTTGGGGAAAATTTACACCTCGCGGTGGAATTTCAATCGACCCTTACTACAACTACGGTAGACCTGGAACCAAGTATGAGGGCTTGGCAGAACAACGCCTCTTCCAACACGACCTCTACCCAGAGAAGATTGACAACCGTTAA
- a CDS encoding GNAT family N-acetyltransferase codes for MIRLERAGAEDLETVIAIQRASFKAVYDKYQDEYDPYLEDSERIKWKLVERPNSYYYFVKEKDEKIGFLRVQTNEELTEAWLGTAAILPQYQGKGYGSEGLRLLGEEFPTVRQWNLCTVLQDEGMVAFYEKNGYHQTHIEPEKEGMDMVYMKKLIDK; via the coding sequence ATGATTAGACTTGAACGAGCAGGGGCAGAGGATTTAGAAACCGTAATTGCAATTCAAAGAGCTAGTTTTAAGGCTGTTTATGATAAATACCAAGATGAATACGATCCTTATCTGGAGGACAGTGAACGAATTAAGTGGAAACTAGTCGAGCGTCCCAATAGCTATTACTACTTTGTGAAAGAAAAGGACGAAAAAATCGGATTTTTACGAGTTCAGACCAATGAAGAGTTGACGGAGGCTTGGTTGGGAACGGCAGCGATTTTGCCCCAGTATCAAGGAAAAGGTTATGGCTCTGAGGGATTGCGCTTGCTAGGAGAGGAATTTCCAACCGTTAGACAGTGGAATTTGTGTACGGTATTACAGGATGAAGGTATGGTTGCTTTCTATGAGAAGAACGGCTACCATCAAACTCATATCGAGCCTGAAAAAGAAGGTATGGATATGGTTTACATGAAAAAATTGATTGACAAATAG
- a CDS encoding winged helix-turn-helix transcriptional regulator produces the protein MTNKVSEYGICPFATTQRVLTGKWALVIIYQLSTGTKRFKELQRLLPGITQTILTRHLRQLEKDKIVQRKVYAEVPPRVEYSLTEMGQEFRVVLDAVEKWGLDYIKLLEM, from the coding sequence ATGACAAATAAAGTGAGTGAGTATGGTATTTGTCCATTTGCGACAACGCAGAGGGTTTTAACGGGGAAATGGGCACTGGTAATCATTTATCAGTTGAGTACGGGTACCAAACGATTTAAAGAATTGCAGAGATTATTGCCTGGGATTACTCAAACTATTTTGACTCGTCATCTCCGTCAATTAGAAAAGGATAAGATTGTTCAACGAAAGGTCTATGCCGAAGTTCCACCACGAGTTGAGTACAGCTTAACCGAAATGGGGCAGGAATTCAGAGTTGTTTTAGATGCTGTCGAGAAATGGGGTCTAGATTATATCAAGTTGCTAGAAATGTAG
- a CDS encoding MIP/aquaporin family protein — protein sequence MKKFVAELIGTFMLVFVGTGAVVFGNGLDGLGHLGIAFAFGLAIVVAAYSIGTVSGAHLNPAVSIAMFVNKRLSSSELVNYILGQVVGAFLASASVFFLLANSGMSTASLGENALANGVTVFDGFLFEVIATFLFVLVIMTVTSESKGNGAIAGLVIGLSLTALILVGLNITGLSVNPARSLAPAVLVGGAALQQVWIFILAPIAGGVLAALVAKNFLGTEE from the coding sequence ATAAAAAAATTTGTTGCTGAGTTAATCGGTACTTTCATGCTTGTGTTCGTTGGGACAGGAGCTGTTGTTTTTGGAAATGGTCTTGATGGTCTTGGTCACCTTGGAATCGCCTTTGCCTTTGGTTTGGCAATTGTTGTTGCAGCTTACTCAATCGGAACTGTTTCAGGTGCTCACTTGAATCCAGCTGTTTCAATCGCTATGTTTGTAAACAAACGCTTGTCATCTTCAGAACTTGTCAATTACATCCTTGGACAAGTTGTTGGAGCTTTCTTAGCATCTGCTTCTGTCTTCTTCCTCTTGGCTAACTCAGGCATGTCAACTGCTAGTCTTGGTGAAAATGCCTTGGCAAACGGTGTCACTGTCTTTGATGGTTTCTTGTTTGAAGTCATCGCAACTTTCTTGTTTGTCTTGGTTATCATGACCGTGACTTCAGAAAGCAAGGGAAATGGCGCGATCGCTGGTTTGGTGATTGGTTTGTCATTGACAGCCTTGATCCTTGTGGGCTTGAATATTACTGGGCTTTCAGTAAATCCAGCCCGTAGCTTGGCACCAGCTGTTTTGGTAGGTGGTGCAGCCCTTCAACAAGTTTGGATTTTCATCCTTGCACCAATCGCTGGTGGAGTTCTTGCAGCCCTCGTTGCGAAAAACTTCCTTGGAACAGAAGAATAA
- the queD gene encoding 6-carboxytetrahydropterin synthase QueD codes for MFFAPKEIKQETGESLVYNPHRTLVSKEFTFDAAHHLFHYEGKCKSLHGHTYHLQIAVSGFLDERGMTYDFGDIKAIYKNYLEPHLDHRYLNETLPYMNTTAENMVYWIFQTMNQELPDERGLRLEYVRLYETPTSFAEFRREWLDD; via the coding sequence ATGTTTTTTGCACCTAAAGAAATCAAACAGGAAACTGGGGAGTCGCTTGTCTACAATCCTCACAGAACCTTGGTATCAAAAGAGTTTACTTTCGACGCTGCCCACCACCTCTTTCACTATGAGGGAAAATGCAAATCCCTGCACGGCCACACCTATCATTTGCAGATTGCTGTCAGTGGATTTTTAGATGAACGTGGCATGACCTACGATTTTGGAGACATCAAAGCTATATACAAGAACTACTTAGAGCCCCACTTGGATCATCGCTATCTAAACGAAACTCTTCCCTATATGAACACGACTGCTGAAAATATGGTTTACTGGATTTTCCAAACCATGAATCAAGAGTTGCCCGACGAACGCGGTCTTCGTTTGGAATACGTTCGCCTCTATGAAACTCCGACTTCCTTTGCGGAGTTTAGACGGGAGTGGTTAGATGACTAG
- the queE gene encoding 7-carboxy-7-deazaguanine synthase QueE produces MTRERVLKLPVLEIFGPTFQGEGRAIGQKTMFVRTAGCDYHCDWCDSAFTWDGSEKPTRMTADEVIAALDKLGSYDYVTLSGGNPAILAANMAELVTKLKERGVTLAVETQGSRWQNWLKDIDQVTLSPKPPSSKMEVNFETLDFIVSQLDPDKVTFKIPVFDDADLAFAKGIQERYQPDVLFLSAGNPEPKVTGNIIQDQLDRLKELWERIAADDSWGNVRVLPQLHTLLYDNQRGV; encoded by the coding sequence ATGACTAGGGAACGTGTCCTCAAACTACCAGTTCTGGAAATTTTCGGCCCAACCTTTCAAGGCGAAGGCCGTGCAATCGGGCAGAAAACCATGTTTGTCCGCACTGCTGGTTGCGACTACCACTGCGACTGGTGCGATTCTGCCTTTACTTGGGATGGCTCTGAAAAGCCAACTCGTATGACTGCTGACGAGGTCATTGCTGCCTTGGATAAATTGGGGAGCTACGACTATGTAACCCTATCTGGGGGCAATCCTGCTATCCTAGCAGCCAATATGGCTGAACTGGTCACCAAGCTCAAGGAACGCGGTGTCACTCTGGCTGTTGAAACTCAAGGCTCTCGCTGGCAAAATTGGTTGAAAGATATCGACCAGGTCACTCTCAGTCCCAAACCTCCTTCATCCAAGATGGAAGTCAACTTCGAGACCTTGGACTTTATCGTTTCCCAACTGGATCCAGACAAGGTCACCTTTAAAATCCCTGTCTTTGATGATGCAGATTTAGCTTTTGCTAAAGGCATACAAGAACGCTACCAACCAGATGTCCTTTTCTTATCTGCAGGAAATCCTGAGCCCAAGGTCACAGGCAATATTATCCAAGACCAACTGGACCGTCTCAAAGAACTCTGGGAACGCATCGCTGCCGACGATAGCTGGGGCAATGTCCGCGTCCTTCCTCAACTCCATACCCTCCTCTACGATAACCAACGTGGTGTTTAA
- a CDS encoding (S)-acetoin forming diacetyl reductase, translating to MSKIAIVTGAGQGIGFAIAKRLVQDGFKVGVLDYNPETAKKAVAELSAENAFAVVADVSKQAEVAQAFQKVVDHFGDLNVVVNNAGVAPTTPLDTITEEQFTRTFGINVGGVIWGSQAAQAQFKALGHGGKIINATSQAGVVGNPNLTVYGGTKFAVRGITQTLARDLADSGITVNAYAPGIVKTPMMYDIAHEVGKNAGKDDEWGMQTFAKDITLKRLSEPKDVAAAVSFLAGPDSNYITGQTIIVDGGMQFH from the coding sequence ATGTCTAAAATTGCCATTGTCACAGGTGCAGGTCAAGGAATCGGTTTTGCAATCGCAAAACGATTGGTTCAAGATGGCTTTAAGGTAGGAGTCTTAGACTACAATCCCGAAACAGCCAAAAAGGCTGTTGCCGAATTATCAGCTGAAAATGCCTTTGCTGTCGTAGCTGATGTTTCGAAACAGGCAGAAGTTGCCCAAGCATTTCAAAAAGTTGTTGACCATTTTGGTGATTTGAATGTTGTCGTAAATAATGCTGGTGTTGCTCCAACTACTCCTCTTGATACAATTACTGAGGAACAATTTACACGTACTTTCGGTATCAACGTTGGTGGTGTCATTTGGGGTTCACAAGCTGCACAAGCGCAATTTAAAGCACTTGGCCACGGAGGTAAAATTATCAACGCAACCTCTCAAGCCGGTGTAGTCGGTAACCCAAATCTAACTGTTTATGGTGGAACCAAATTTGCTGTTCGTGGAATTACGCAAACATTAGCACGTGATTTAGCAGACTCAGGAATCACTGTTAACGCCTACGCACCAGGTATTGTGAAAACACCAATGATGTACGACATCGCTCATGAAGTTGGTAAAAATGCAGGAAAAGATGACGAGTGGGGTATGCAGACATTTGCAAAAGATATTACTCTAAAACGTCTATCTGAACCAAAAGATGTGGCTGCAGCCGTCAGCTTCCTTGCAGGACCAGATTCAAACTACATTACAGGACAAACCATTATCGTTGATGGTGGTATGCAATTCCATTAA
- a CDS encoding DUF2785 domain-containing protein, with product MYQELLRKITGEKPSYNQEEIQWLLDHLGDSSPEIRDDLVFTSFARGIQEELFTQEQFHFIAEGISSDGGLDKEIDKVGLSTLERSFRALIYANLLSADANQQSIFYQRLKVEIRNVLLNQGLHYLSKEKDTTGFSSQYGWVHAFAHGADLLTEVVCHPDFPKNRVHEVFDILGQLFKRVSIRFTDDEDWRLARVIYEPILQGKLEQEQVASWIKAVDFPIEEREDFYKFSNFKSCLLEVYVQLDQRNSLQDDLKDAIQSFQY from the coding sequence ATGTATCAAGAGTTACTTAGAAAAATAACAGGAGAAAAACCAAGTTATAACCAGGAAGAAATCCAATGGTTGCTTGATCATTTGGGAGATTCTTCTCCAGAAATTCGCGATGACCTTGTTTTTACAAGCTTTGCTAGAGGGATTCAGGAAGAGCTATTTACACAGGAACAATTTCATTTCATTGCTGAAGGGATTTCATCTGATGGAGGGTTAGATAAAGAGATTGATAAGGTAGGCTTGTCAACCCTTGAACGTTCTTTTAGGGCGCTTATTTATGCAAATCTCTTGTCTGCTGATGCCAACCAGCAATCGATTTTCTATCAGAGATTAAAAGTAGAAATTCGTAATGTCCTTTTAAATCAAGGCTTGCACTATCTTTCAAAAGAAAAGGATACAACGGGTTTTTCAAGTCAGTATGGTTGGGTTCATGCTTTTGCACATGGAGCCGATTTACTGACAGAGGTAGTTTGTCATCCAGACTTTCCTAAAAACAGAGTTCATGAAGTATTTGATATACTTGGCCAACTATTTAAAAGAGTTTCGATTCGCTTTACAGATGATGAGGATTGGCGTTTAGCAAGAGTGATCTATGAACCTATTTTACAAGGGAAGTTGGAGCAAGAGCAAGTAGCTTCTTGGATAAAAGCTGTTGATTTTCCGATAGAAGAAAGGGAGGATTTTTACAAATTTTCAAACTTTAAGTCCTGTCTGTTGGAAGTCTATGTTCAACTTGACCAGAGAAATAGTTTACAAGATGACTTGAAAGACGCTATCCAGTCTTTTCAATACTAG
- a CDS encoding NUDIX hydrolase, translated as MEIEIFDFTGCKIALFCGDRLLTILRDDKASIPWPNMWELPGGGREGDESPFECVAREVYEELGVYLTEDCLLWSKVYPSMLYDGRHSVFMVGQLSQEQFDNITFGDEGQAYKLMNIEEFLTSSQVVPQLQERLRDYLEEEYD; from the coding sequence ATGGAAATAGAGATTTTTGATTTCACAGGCTGTAAGATTGCTTTGTTTTGTGGGGATAGGCTCTTGACTATCTTACGCGATGATAAGGCAAGCATTCCCTGGCCCAATATGTGGGAACTTCCAGGCGGTGGACGCGAAGGTGATGAAAGTCCTTTTGAGTGCGTGGCGCGTGAAGTTTATGAAGAACTTGGTGTTTATCTGACTGAGGATTGTCTGCTTTGGAGCAAGGTTTACCCAAGTATGCTCTATGATGGTCGGCACTCTGTCTTTATGGTTGGTCAGCTAAGTCAAGAACAGTTTGACAATATCACCTTTGGAGATGAAGGACAAGCCTATAAACTGATGAACATTGAGGAATTTTTGACATCCAGTCAAGTTGTCCCTCAGTTGCAGGAGAGATTGAGGGATTATTTGGAGGAAGAGTATGATTAG
- a CDS encoding nuclear transport factor 2 family protein has translation MSTNLEIFNAYNQALIAGDFPGVFETMADDIVWHQPGTHSISGTVVGKDKLGTHLATFAEKTNGTFKVVTNWVSDNEDLIAANVTFLGTRADGTELNMNGIDLFRIEDGKIKEVWLFSSDQTEEDSFWG, from the coding sequence ATGTCAACAAACTTAGAAATTTTCAACGCTTATAACCAAGCTTTAATTGCTGGTGACTTTCCTGGTGTCTTTGAAACGATGGCAGACGATATTGTCTGGCATCAACCTGGTACTCATAGTATATCTGGTACAGTTGTTGGTAAGGACAAGCTAGGAACTCACCTAGCTACATTTGCTGAGAAAACTAATGGAACCTTTAAGGTGGTAACAAATTGGGTTTCTGACAATGAGGATTTAATCGCAGCCAATGTTACTTTTCTTGGAACACGTGCTGATGGTACTGAACTCAATATGAACGGGATTGACCTCTTCCGCATTGAAGACGGAAAAATCAAAGAAGTTTGGCTCTTCTCTTCAGATCAAACTGAAGAAGATAGCTTTTGGGGATAA